In Musa acuminata AAA Group cultivar baxijiao chromosome BXJ3-9, Cavendish_Baxijiao_AAA, whole genome shotgun sequence, a single genomic region encodes these proteins:
- the LOC135649270 gene encoding patatin-like protein 3 isoform X1 encodes MAFVDADKLSYEIFSVLESKFLFGLDDPNKLFFPTSSYSSAGASPRTAAGARGRIRILSIDGGGSPSDALLAAVALARLESSLRHLSGDPSARVADMFDVAAGSGAGGVLVAMLFTRDHDGRPLFSATDALHLLLSESRRRGRGFSSGRGLFRGMFRRPGSFFRRIFGDATLRDTVKPVLIPCYDLATGAPFLFSRADAVEADGYDFRMWEVCAATCADASNAAVDLRSVDGRTRVTAVGAAVAMANPVAAAITHVLHNKPEFPFAAGVQDLMVVSLGASAPAPAAPGAAELVRIAGEGFADMVDQAVATAFGHRRASNYLRIQPLQDTALMSGNCTPKTTSSKSTVEAAERVLSQRHVESLLFRGRGNISERTNGDELDRFAEELVKEEEWRKKGPIPTVVLKQVMMPRTSSATTATTVTVTTTISTSTTST; translated from the exons ATGGCGTTCGTCGACGCCGACAAGCTCAGTTACGAGATCTTCTCCGTCCTCGAGAGCAAGTTCCTCTTCGGCCTCGACGACCCCAACAAGCTCTTCTTCCCCACTTCCTCCTACTCCTCAGCTGGCGCCTCCCCCCGGACCGCCGCAGGTGCCCGAGGAAGGATCCGGATCCTGTCCATCGACGGCGGCGGCAGCCCCTCCGATGCCCTCCTCGCCGCGGTCGCCCTCGCCCGGCTCGAGTCCTCCCTCCGTCACCTTTCCGGCGACCCATCCGCCCGCGTTGCCGACATGTTCGACGTCGCGGCCGGCTCCGGCGCCGGCGGCGTCCTCGTCGCGATGCTCTTTACCAGGGACCACGACGGTCGGCCCCTGTTCTCCGCAACCGACGCCCTGCACCTCCTCCTCTCCGAGAGCCGCCGCCGCGGGCGCGGCTTCTCCTCCGGGAGGGGCCTATTCCGTGGGATGTTCCGTCGACCCGGGAGTTTCTTCCGTCGGATCTTCGGCGACGCGACGCTGAGGGACACCGTCAAGCCGGTGCTCATCCCGTGCTACGACCTCGCCACGGGGGCGCCGTTCCTGTTCTCGCGGGCTGACGCGGTAGAGGCAGACGGGTACGACTTCCGGATGTGGGAAGTGTGCGCGGCCACGTGCGCCGACGCATCCAACGCGGCGGTCGACCTGCGGTCGGTCGACGGGCGGACGCGCGTCACCGCGGTGGGCGCCGCGGTGGCGATGGCCAACCCTGTGGCCGCGGCCATCACGCACGTCCTCCACAACAAGCCAGAGTTCCCCTTCGCGGCCGGGGTGCAAGACCTCATGGTGGTGTCTCTCGGCGCTTCCGCCCCCGCGCCAGCCGCACCGGGTGCCGCCGAGCTCGTCAGGATTGCTGGTGAGGGCTTCGCCGACATG GTGGATCAAGCGGTGGCGACGGCATTCGGACACCGCAGAGCAAGCAATTACCTACGCATACAG CCTCTGCAGGACACCGCACTCATGTCGGGGAATTGCACGCCAAAGACGACGAGCTCGAAGAGCACGGTGGAGGCAGCAGAACGCGTGCTGTCACAGCGACACGTGGAGTCGCTGCTCTTCAGAGGGCGAGGAAATATCTCGGAGCGGACCAACGGCGACGAGCTCGACCGGTTCGCGGAGGAGCTTGTGAAGGAGGAGGAGTGGAGGAAGAAGGGCCCGATCCCGACGGTGGTGCTAAAGCAAGTGATGATGCCGCGAACGTCGTCGGCGACGACCGCGACCACGGTCACCGTTACCACGACTATTTCTACGAGCACGACATCAACATGA
- the LOC135649270 gene encoding patatin-like protein 3 isoform X3 gives MAFVDADKLSYEIFSVLESKFLFGLDDPNKLFFPTSSYSSAGASPRTAAGARGRIRILSIDGGGSPSDALLAAVALARLESSLRHLSGDPSARVADMFDVAAGSGAGGVLVAMLFTRDHDGRPLFSATDALHLLLSESRRRGRGFSSGRGLFRGMFRRPGSFFRRIFGDATLRDTVKPVLIPCYDLATGAPFLFSRADAVEADGYDFRMWEVCAATCADASNAAVDLRSVDGRTRVTAVGAAVAMANPVAAAITHVLHNKPEFPFAAGVQDLMVVSLGASAPAPAAPGAAELVRIAGEGFADMINSSKAVAFVIIVRWIKRWRRHSDTAEQAITYAYSLCRTPHSCRGIARQRRRARRARWRQQNACCHSDTWSRCSSEGEEISRSGPTATSSTGSRRSL, from the exons ATGGCGTTCGTCGACGCCGACAAGCTCAGTTACGAGATCTTCTCCGTCCTCGAGAGCAAGTTCCTCTTCGGCCTCGACGACCCCAACAAGCTCTTCTTCCCCACTTCCTCCTACTCCTCAGCTGGCGCCTCCCCCCGGACCGCCGCAGGTGCCCGAGGAAGGATCCGGATCCTGTCCATCGACGGCGGCGGCAGCCCCTCCGATGCCCTCCTCGCCGCGGTCGCCCTCGCCCGGCTCGAGTCCTCCCTCCGTCACCTTTCCGGCGACCCATCCGCCCGCGTTGCCGACATGTTCGACGTCGCGGCCGGCTCCGGCGCCGGCGGCGTCCTCGTCGCGATGCTCTTTACCAGGGACCACGACGGTCGGCCCCTGTTCTCCGCAACCGACGCCCTGCACCTCCTCCTCTCCGAGAGCCGCCGCCGCGGGCGCGGCTTCTCCTCCGGGAGGGGCCTATTCCGTGGGATGTTCCGTCGACCCGGGAGTTTCTTCCGTCGGATCTTCGGCGACGCGACGCTGAGGGACACCGTCAAGCCGGTGCTCATCCCGTGCTACGACCTCGCCACGGGGGCGCCGTTCCTGTTCTCGCGGGCTGACGCGGTAGAGGCAGACGGGTACGACTTCCGGATGTGGGAAGTGTGCGCGGCCACGTGCGCCGACGCATCCAACGCGGCGGTCGACCTGCGGTCGGTCGACGGGCGGACGCGCGTCACCGCGGTGGGCGCCGCGGTGGCGATGGCCAACCCTGTGGCCGCGGCCATCACGCACGTCCTCCACAACAAGCCAGAGTTCCCCTTCGCGGCCGGGGTGCAAGACCTCATGGTGGTGTCTCTCGGCGCTTCCGCCCCCGCGCCAGCCGCACCGGGTGCCGCCGAGCTCGTCAGGATTGCTGGTGAGGGCTTCGCCGACATG ATTAACTCATCAAAAGCCGTGGCTTTTGTGATCATCGTCAGGTGGATCAAGCGGTGGCGACGGCATTCGGACACCGCAGAGCAAGCAATTACCTACGCATACAG CCTCTGCAGGACACCGCACTCATGTCGGGGAATTGCACGCCAAAGACGACGAGCTCGAAGAGCACGGTGGAGGCAGCAGAACGCGTGCTGTCACAGCGACACGTGGAGTCGCTGCTCTTCAGAGGGCGAGGAAATATCTCGGAGCGGACCAACGGCGACGAGCTCGACCGGTTCGCGGAGGAGCTTGTGA
- the LOC135649270 gene encoding patatin-like protein 3 isoform X4, translated as MAFVDADKLSYEIFSVLESKFLFGLDDPNKLFFPTSSYSSAGASPRTAAGARGRIRILSIDGGGSPSDALLAAVALARLESSLRHLSGDPSARVADMFDVAAGSGAGGVLVAMLFTRDHDGRPLFSATDALHLLLSESRRRGRGFSSGRGLFRGMFRRPGSFFRRIFGDATLRDTVKPVLIPCYDLATGAPFLFSRADAVEADGYDFRMWEVCAATCADASNAAVDLRSVDGRTRVTAVGAAVAMANPVAAAITHVLHNKPEFPFAAGVQDLMVVSLGASAPAPAAPGAAELVRIAGEGFADMINSSKAVAFVIIVRWIKRWRRHSDTAEQAITYAYRTPHSCRGIARQRRRARRARWRQQNACCHSDTWSRCSSEGEEISRSGPTATSSTGSRRSL; from the exons ATGGCGTTCGTCGACGCCGACAAGCTCAGTTACGAGATCTTCTCCGTCCTCGAGAGCAAGTTCCTCTTCGGCCTCGACGACCCCAACAAGCTCTTCTTCCCCACTTCCTCCTACTCCTCAGCTGGCGCCTCCCCCCGGACCGCCGCAGGTGCCCGAGGAAGGATCCGGATCCTGTCCATCGACGGCGGCGGCAGCCCCTCCGATGCCCTCCTCGCCGCGGTCGCCCTCGCCCGGCTCGAGTCCTCCCTCCGTCACCTTTCCGGCGACCCATCCGCCCGCGTTGCCGACATGTTCGACGTCGCGGCCGGCTCCGGCGCCGGCGGCGTCCTCGTCGCGATGCTCTTTACCAGGGACCACGACGGTCGGCCCCTGTTCTCCGCAACCGACGCCCTGCACCTCCTCCTCTCCGAGAGCCGCCGCCGCGGGCGCGGCTTCTCCTCCGGGAGGGGCCTATTCCGTGGGATGTTCCGTCGACCCGGGAGTTTCTTCCGTCGGATCTTCGGCGACGCGACGCTGAGGGACACCGTCAAGCCGGTGCTCATCCCGTGCTACGACCTCGCCACGGGGGCGCCGTTCCTGTTCTCGCGGGCTGACGCGGTAGAGGCAGACGGGTACGACTTCCGGATGTGGGAAGTGTGCGCGGCCACGTGCGCCGACGCATCCAACGCGGCGGTCGACCTGCGGTCGGTCGACGGGCGGACGCGCGTCACCGCGGTGGGCGCCGCGGTGGCGATGGCCAACCCTGTGGCCGCGGCCATCACGCACGTCCTCCACAACAAGCCAGAGTTCCCCTTCGCGGCCGGGGTGCAAGACCTCATGGTGGTGTCTCTCGGCGCTTCCGCCCCCGCGCCAGCCGCACCGGGTGCCGCCGAGCTCGTCAGGATTGCTGGTGAGGGCTTCGCCGACATG ATTAACTCATCAAAAGCCGTGGCTTTTGTGATCATCGTCAGGTGGATCAAGCGGTGGCGACGGCATTCGGACACCGCAGAGCAAGCAATTACCTACGCATACAG GACACCGCACTCATGTCGGGGAATTGCACGCCAAAGACGACGAGCTCGAAGAGCACGGTGGAGGCAGCAGAACGCGTGCTGTCACAGCGACACGTGGAGTCGCTGCTCTTCAGAGGGCGAGGAAATATCTCGGAGCGGACCAACGGCGACGAGCTCGACCGGTTCGCGGAGGAGCTTGTGA
- the LOC135649270 gene encoding patatin-like protein 3 isoform X2: protein MAFVDADKLSYEIFSVLESKFLFGLDDPNKLFFPTSSYSSAGASPRTAAGARGRIRILSIDGGGSPSDALLAAVALARLESSLRHLSGDPSARVADMFDVAAGSGAGGVLVAMLFTRDHDGRPLFSATDALHLLLSESRRRGRGFSSGRGLFRGMFRRPGSFFRRIFGDATLRDTVKPVLIPCYDLATGAPFLFSRADAVEADGYDFRMWEVCAATCADASNAAVDLRSVDGRTRVTAVGAAVAMANPVAAAITHVLHNKPEFPFAAGVQDLMVVSLGASAPAPAAPGAAELVRIAGEGFADMVDQAVATAFGHRRASNYLRIQDTALMSGNCTPKTTSSKSTVEAAERVLSQRHVESLLFRGRGNISERTNGDELDRFAEELVKEEEWRKKGPIPTVVLKQVMMPRTSSATTATTVTVTTTISTSTTST from the exons ATGGCGTTCGTCGACGCCGACAAGCTCAGTTACGAGATCTTCTCCGTCCTCGAGAGCAAGTTCCTCTTCGGCCTCGACGACCCCAACAAGCTCTTCTTCCCCACTTCCTCCTACTCCTCAGCTGGCGCCTCCCCCCGGACCGCCGCAGGTGCCCGAGGAAGGATCCGGATCCTGTCCATCGACGGCGGCGGCAGCCCCTCCGATGCCCTCCTCGCCGCGGTCGCCCTCGCCCGGCTCGAGTCCTCCCTCCGTCACCTTTCCGGCGACCCATCCGCCCGCGTTGCCGACATGTTCGACGTCGCGGCCGGCTCCGGCGCCGGCGGCGTCCTCGTCGCGATGCTCTTTACCAGGGACCACGACGGTCGGCCCCTGTTCTCCGCAACCGACGCCCTGCACCTCCTCCTCTCCGAGAGCCGCCGCCGCGGGCGCGGCTTCTCCTCCGGGAGGGGCCTATTCCGTGGGATGTTCCGTCGACCCGGGAGTTTCTTCCGTCGGATCTTCGGCGACGCGACGCTGAGGGACACCGTCAAGCCGGTGCTCATCCCGTGCTACGACCTCGCCACGGGGGCGCCGTTCCTGTTCTCGCGGGCTGACGCGGTAGAGGCAGACGGGTACGACTTCCGGATGTGGGAAGTGTGCGCGGCCACGTGCGCCGACGCATCCAACGCGGCGGTCGACCTGCGGTCGGTCGACGGGCGGACGCGCGTCACCGCGGTGGGCGCCGCGGTGGCGATGGCCAACCCTGTGGCCGCGGCCATCACGCACGTCCTCCACAACAAGCCAGAGTTCCCCTTCGCGGCCGGGGTGCAAGACCTCATGGTGGTGTCTCTCGGCGCTTCCGCCCCCGCGCCAGCCGCACCGGGTGCCGCCGAGCTCGTCAGGATTGCTGGTGAGGGCTTCGCCGACATG GTGGATCAAGCGGTGGCGACGGCATTCGGACACCGCAGAGCAAGCAATTACCTACGCATACAG GACACCGCACTCATGTCGGGGAATTGCACGCCAAAGACGACGAGCTCGAAGAGCACGGTGGAGGCAGCAGAACGCGTGCTGTCACAGCGACACGTGGAGTCGCTGCTCTTCAGAGGGCGAGGAAATATCTCGGAGCGGACCAACGGCGACGAGCTCGACCGGTTCGCGGAGGAGCTTGTGAAGGAGGAGGAGTGGAGGAAGAAGGGCCCGATCCCGACGGTGGTGCTAAAGCAAGTGATGATGCCGCGAACGTCGTCGGCGACGACCGCGACCACGGTCACCGTTACCACGACTATTTCTACGAGCACGACATCAACATGA